In a genomic window of Brettanomyces nanus chromosome 1, complete sequence:
- a CDS encoding uncharacterized protein (BUSCO:EOG09340TLF), which translates to MSFDPVHDSIEANKDTEEHTVKAEISDDASVSGSSSASKHTASLTSLLNPTNIPAAKKGTKISDLLVGPPSQPEVNVTKKKKRKPFLKDISKDAEQKEYRSYQTLLINSRSRHLKKDDGEPYWRHEIQFEFLMRLFFNNKRAFKNPYYEAGVSYQWPDHFKWARNDDGSVCQNDGKMLTFFELYLITLLKSSKISKILKDRLLLDINYALNFCVICLLVNIGRLNTTVNFDYEMKSQFRTYHCIPSLQVGSHLPIIEKYYNIDESAIKLRLIEEDGIVVTGENSAKATNSSTRSSTLPSYASVRGGSGYTISTVKQLQDTPRIKSILKSINDLNTEIPKSYKEFVVGLSLGNKYNLNIVSLIFLLCVHEVEICKAFFPEPAELSEDEREQLNNDDPVSSGSLFNDIWLQQDVRPEDKVDRFLWLIYLFKETEFKSEKMQKNPFNKPGVSTELLEFNPNAEMSEEIATNNKYILGKTRSIVPELHYIDRGYRKADPVLNDEDTDSEKSFGEKMKALRLTFVSKEYSSDSHRVELSTPPSSASSTAVSTVASGTTAVSSTEKESNATEAMPADAKTVLSKPALTIAPKRRSTRGSAAKEAKKISEPLKVHASADLRRGTEEAGKRRRVSVRPSSIESRLKRRTGIESVEAGAADPYELEIIEESYEKSIKRRRKNGISLPIRLSRSQIESLLNSEIKAINSNSKNATSKRHRNNVYSLFMKDLLDYKMDQIQDLRITEGNLKRYSKIDPNMLICEAEGAKVDETSSQSELYDFGEFKVHYFKELNRINISIDHMELVKLRDSKLKHDERVKRFKEATSFIDEAMKKLDD; encoded by the coding sequence ATGTCATTTGATCCTGTTCACGATAGCATTGAGGCAAACAAGGACACAGAGGAGCATACCGTGAAGGCAGAAATTTCTGACGATGCCTCGGTCTCTGGTAGTTCTAGTGCTTCCAAGCATACCGCTTCACTCACATCCCTTCTAAATCCTACGAACATACCCGCTGCGAAGAAGGGAACCAAAATATCTGATTTACTTGTGGGCCCTCCATCCCAGCCAGAAGTTAATGTgaccaaaaagaagaaacggAAACCCTTCTTGAAAGATATCTCCAAAGACGCCGAGCAGAAAGAGTATCGAAGCTATCAGACTCTCCTGATAAACTCACGTTCCAGGCATCTAAAGAAGGATGACGGTGAGCCTTATTGGAGGCACGAGATCCAATTTGAGTTTCTAATGAGActattcttcaacaataaGCGTGCTTTCAAAAACCCGTATTATGAAGCCGGAGTGTCATATCAATGGCCTGATCATTTCAAGTGGGCTCGCAATGATGACGGTTCCGTATGTCAGAATGATGGTAAGATGTTGACTTTTTTTGAGCTCTACTTGATTACACTTTTGAAGTCCAGTAAAATCtccaagatcttgaaagaCAGATTACTGTTAGACATTAATTATGCTTTAAATTTCTGCGTGATCTGTTTGCTGGTCAACATTGGACGGTTGAATACCACGGTCAACTTTGATTATGAAATGAAATCTCAATTTCGTACCTATCATTGCATTCCCTCTTTACAGGTCGGCTCACATCTCCCTATCATTGAAAAATACTACAATATCGACGAGTCTGCCATCAAACTTAGactgattgaagaagacggTATAGTAGTTACAGGAGAGAACTCAGCTAAAGCTACTAACTCTTCCACTCGTTCTTCTACTTTGCCTTCGTATGCGTCCGTCCGTGGCGGAAGTGGCTACACTATCTCTACAGTGAAACAGCTTCAAGATACACCACGTATCAAATCGATTCTTAAGTCAATCAATGATCTAAACACTGAAATTCCCAAAAGTTACAAAGAATTTGTTGTTGGTTTATCTTTGGGGAACAAGTATAACTTGAACATTGTTAGTcttattttccttctttgcGTTCATGAGGTTGAAATTTGCAAGGCTTTCTTTCCGGAGCCCGCTGAATTAAGTGAAGATGAACGTGAACAGTTGAATAATGACGATCCAGTTTCTTCCGGTTCCTTGTTTAATGATATCTGGCTTCAGCAGGATGTTCGACCGGAGGATAAGGTAGATCGGTTTTTGTGGTTGAtatatctcttcaaagagacCGAATTTAAAAGtgagaagatgcagaaaaaTCCTTTCAACAAGCCTGGAGTTTCCACAGAACTTTTAGAGTTTAATCCAAATGCTGAAATGTCAGAAGAGATTGCTACAAACAACAAATACATTCTCGGAAAGACAAGGAGTATCGTTCCCGAACTTCACTATATTGATAGAGGCTATCGGAAGGCAGATCCTGTACTTAACGATGAGGATACAGATTCTGAAAAGTCGTTTGgtgagaagatgaaagcTTTAAGACTCACGTTTGTTTCAAAGGAGTATTCGTCAGATTCACACAGGGTGGAGCTGTCAACTCCTCCATCGTCAGCTTCATCTACTGCTGTTTCTACTGTTGCTAGTGGTACTACTGCTGTTTCATCAACGGAAAAGGAGTCGAATGCAACCGAGGCCATGCCAGCTGATGCCAAAACAGTACTTTCGAAGCCTGCTTTGACGATTGctccaaagagaagaagtacaCGTGGAAGTGCTGCCAAAGaggcaaagaaaatatCTGAACCTCTCAAAGTGCATGCTAGTGCTGATTTGCGCCGTGGAACAGAAGAGGCcgggaaaagaagaagggtTTCTGTTAGGCCTTCGTCAATAGAGTCCAGATTGAAGCGTAGAACCGGCATTGAATCTGTGGAAGCAGGAGCAGCGGATCCATATGAGCTTGAGATTATAGAAGAAAGCTATGAAAAATCCattaaaagaagaagaaaaaatggTATAAGTTTGCCAATTCGACTTTCTAGATCACAGATTGAGTCACTGCTCAATAGTGAAATCAAAGCAATCAACAGCAACTCAAAGAATGCCACTTCGAAAAGGCATAGAAACAATGTGTATTCCTTGTTCATGAAAGATCTGCTGGATTATAAGATGGACCAAATTCAGGATCTACGCATAACCGAGGGGAACCTAAAAAGATATTCTAAGATCGACCCTAACATGTTGATATGCGAGGCGGAGGGTGCTAAAGTGGATGAAACGTCCAGTCAATCCGAGCTTTATGACTTCGGGGAGTTTAAGGTGCATTATTTCAAGGAGTTGAATAGGATAAACATATCGATAGATCATATGGAGTTGGTAAAACTGAGAGAttcaaagttgaagcaCGACGAAAGAGTCAAGCGTTTCAAGGAGGCAACTTCTTTCATCGACGAGGctatgaagaagttggatgattAA